One window from the genome of bacterium encodes:
- a CDS encoding TRCF domain-containing protein — MAYAYIFYPTKLGLSELAKDRLSAIREFSDLGSGFRIAMRDMEIRGVGNILEPEQHGNLVAVGFDLYCRLLQETVANLRGEKIADDTLPAMDLPCDTYIPEGYIKDIAQRYAVYKKLSSCKDFNVLQEVKEELADRYGKIPMPVQRLLELFQMRLMAKKVGITSLSISKGYMTIELPSDEKLIPKVLSLVTTFPEYLTLNPRKTNCLILKWTEEEEGIGFLKEVLRELEKVL, encoded by the coding sequence ATGGCTTACGCCTATATCTTCTACCCAACAAAATTAGGATTATCTGAACTGGCTAAAGACCGACTGTCTGCCATCCGTGAATTCTCAGATTTAGGCTCTGGATTCAGAATTGCGATGCGAGATATGGAAATACGCGGGGTAGGTAATATCCTGGAACCAGAACAACACGGGAATTTAGTCGCGGTTGGATTTGACTTATACTGCAGGTTACTTCAGGAAACCGTAGCTAATTTGAGAGGAGAAAAGATAGCAGATGATACCTTGCCAGCAATGGATTTGCCTTGCGATACCTATATCCCGGAAGGATATATTAAAGATATTGCTCAACGATATGCCGTCTATAAAAAATTGTCATCCTGTAAAGACTTTAATGTCTTACAAGAGGTTAAAGAAGAATTGGCGGATAGATACGGAAAAATCCCAATGCCTGTCCAAAGACTTTTAGAGCTTTTCCAGATGCGGTTGATGGCAAAAAAAGTCGGTATTACCTCTTTGAGTATCTCTAAAGGATATATGACCATTGAATTACCGTCGGATGAAAAATTAATCCCAAAAGTTCTTTCTTTAGTCACTACCTTTCCGGAATATTTAACACTAAATCCAAGAAAAACCAATTGCTTGATTTTAAAATGGACAGAAGAGGAAGAAGGTATTGGTTTTTTGAAAGAGGTGTTGAGGGAATTAGAAAAGGTGTTGTAG
- a CDS encoding DUF2284 domain-containing protein, translating to MKQFELKYKNDIFDYISELIDIVERERFHKGIVIRTKDIQVEHRVKDACSRCDSFNNCYSSPPYSWKIEKTKKVISDYELGIMLVLRIKDIPPRLMKIPPIAFFLQLIFVRKYVRKLHRMVLKLEGIAKKDGYEVQGFIAGPCLLHLTKCGAVDKSGCKLPKIRRSSLESTGINVYKLAKSYGIKIDKKLEDVVHLIGLLLIKELKEHENSVQITELKLEDEYKIEIDSLADIYEKMTVEHIQREFKKRYGDGNLFIALNKGNSSNEEGIELNKFIDIIEENGYEIINYGFINSWKSKLNLQQTTKEEKNKAFLEVPIITYFRDAYLKIRLIYEFLFENKKVARKIYVLGKRRKDYIMQ from the coding sequence ATGAAACAATTTGAGTTGAAATATAAGAATGATATTTTTGATTATATTTCAGAACTTATAGATATAGTAGAAAGAGAAAGATTTCATAAAGGGATAGTTATAAGGACAAAAGATATCCAGGTAGAGCATCGAGTGAAAGATGCGTGTAGTCGTTGCGATTCTTTTAATAACTGCTATTCATCTCCTCCTTATTCCTGGAAAATAGAAAAGACAAAAAAAGTTATTAGTGACTATGAGTTAGGAATAATGCTTGTTCTCCGTATAAAAGACATCCCTCCTCGTCTAATGAAAATACCGCCTATAGCTTTTTTCTTACAGTTAATCTTTGTCCGAAAATATGTAAGAAAACTTCATAGAATGGTATTAAAACTGGAAGGAATAGCTAAAAAGGATGGATATGAAGTTCAAGGTTTCATTGCCGGACCATGCTTGCTCCATCTAACTAAATGTGGAGCAGTAGATAAGAGTGGGTGTAAACTTCCTAAGATTAGAAGATCTTCTCTGGAATCTACAGGGATAAATGTATATAAGTTAGCTAAATCCTATGGGATTAAAATTGATAAGAAGTTAGAAGATGTAGTCCACCTGATAGGACTCCTTCTTATCAAGGAATTAAAAGAACACGAAAATAGTGTACAGATTACTGAACTAAAACTTGAAGATGAATATAAAATTGAAATAGACTCTTTAGCGGATATTTATGAAAAGATGACTGTAGAACATATACAAAGAGAGTTTAAGAAGAGATATGGGGATGGAAATTTATTCATTGCATTAAATAAAGGCAATTCATCCAATGAAGAGGGGATAGAACTAAATAAATTCATTGATATTATTGAAGAGAATGGCTATGAAATAATAAATTACGGATTTATCAATTCATGGAAATCAAAATTAAACTTACAGCAAACAACAAAAGAAGAAAAGAATAAAGCATTTTTGGAAGTTCCTATTATCACATATTTCAGAGATGCATATTTAAAAATAAGACTTATATATGAATTCTTATTTGAAAACAAAAAAGTCGCTCGTAAGATCTATGTATTGGGGAAAAGAAGAAAGGATTATATCATGCAATGA